A region of Nostoc sp. 'Peltigera membranacea cyanobiont' N6 DNA encodes the following proteins:
- a CDS encoding acyl-CoA dehydrogenase family protein, with protein sequence MQLIETEESQNYLDIAKSLAKEFAQTAVERDAQGGTPKHERDRLRQSNLLKLIIPTEYGGLGQSWITVLQITREFAKVDSSIAHVFSYHHLGVVIPHIFGLTEQKQRYYSETIRNNWFWCNALNPLDKRATLTAENDYFRLNGIKSFCSGSHDSDILPIGAIHQETGELNILAIPTQRQGVTVHHDWDNMGQRQTDSGSVTFENVLVYPEEILGSRDKSGKPFSTIRACLTQLNLANIYLGIAQGAFEAAKTYTSTNTKPWLTSGVESATQDPYILQHYGKIWVDLQAAVYLTEQAGELLQAAWEREWSLTAEQRGECALLVATAKVFATKVGLDITNRIFEVMGARATSAKYGFDRYWRNLRTFTLHDPVDYKIQDIGKWALNDELPRPNFYS encoded by the coding sequence ATGCAATTAATCGAAACTGAAGAATCTCAAAATTATCTTGATATAGCTAAGTCTTTAGCAAAAGAATTTGCCCAAACTGCTGTAGAGCGAGATGCCCAAGGGGGAACGCCAAAACATGAACGCGATCGCTTGCGTCAAAGCAACTTACTAAAACTAATTATACCTACAGAGTACGGTGGTTTAGGGCAAAGCTGGATTACCGTTCTGCAAATTACCCGCGAGTTTGCCAAAGTTGATAGTTCCATTGCTCACGTCTTTTCTTACCACCATCTAGGTGTAGTTATTCCTCACATATTTGGTTTGACAGAGCAAAAACAGCGATATTACTCAGAAACTATTCGCAACAACTGGTTTTGGTGCAATGCCCTCAACCCTTTAGATAAAAGAGCTACTCTGACAGCAGAAAATGATTATTTTCGTCTGAATGGGATTAAAAGCTTTTGCTCTGGCTCTCATGATTCGGATATATTACCAATCGGTGCGATTCATCAAGAAACTGGTGAATTGAATATTTTGGCAATTCCCACCCAACGGCAAGGCGTTACAGTTCATCATGATTGGGATAATATGGGGCAACGCCAAACAGATAGTGGCAGTGTTACTTTTGAAAATGTGTTGGTATATCCTGAAGAAATTCTTGGTAGTAGAGACAAATCCGGTAAACCCTTTAGCACTATTCGTGCCTGCTTAACTCAATTGAATCTTGCTAATATCTACCTGGGTATTGCACAGGGAGCATTTGAAGCTGCTAAAACATATACTTCCACTAATACCAAACCTTGGTTGACATCAGGTGTAGAGAGTGCAACCCAAGATCCTTACATCCTTCAGCACTATGGCAAAATCTGGGTCGATCTCCAAGCAGCCGTGTATCTCACTGAGCAGGCGGGAGAATTACTACAAGCAGCTTGGGAGCGGGAATGGTCACTTACCGCCGAACAACGCGGAGAATGTGCGCTTTTGGTTGCTACTGCTAAAGTTTTCGCTACTAAAGTCGGTTTAGACATTACCAACCGGATATTTGAAGTTATGGGCGCACGCGCTACTAGTGCAAAATATGGCTTTGATCGTTATTGGCGTAATCTCCGCACGTTCACTCTGCACGATCCTGTAGATTACAAAATCCAAGATATAGGAAAGTGGGCGTTAAATGATGAGCTGCCAAGACCCAACTTTTATTCTTAA